In the Colius striatus isolate bColStr4 chromosome 3, bColStr4.1.hap1, whole genome shotgun sequence genome, GAGGGATATCAGCTGGAGGTTGCAATGGATggtctccaaaggtcccttccaacagctgtcagtctgtgattctatggttctatgaaaaaTAAGCCTGAAAAGGGATCAAATTCCCTCCCCAGTGTttggctgcaggaggcagggagggaaggcaggCTGCCTGGTGCTAGTGGGGCTGTCAAGCGAGCAGAATCCCTTGCAGGGATGCCCTGTCCCCTTGCAGGGATGCCCTGTCCCCTTGCAGGGATGGCCTGTGTTAGGCAGGGTCTGGGGCTTGATGAGCCCCACTTTACCTCcctcagggagcacagagctggtgagGGATGGAGGAGATTGCTTCTTTTTTGGGGTGACTCTCTTCAGGGTTCATCTTTAGCCCACTGCCTGGATATTGGGGCTCTCCTAAGGCTGGGGTGTTACCCCATCAATGACACTTCTCCAGGTGAGCTGTGAGCTCCTGTCTCTCAAATTAGGAGAGGTCAAAACTTGTGGGTTTTTGAATAGAAAACACCTCATTTTCTCCTCATTGAGCCTCCGGTGTGGTTCTGTGGCTCCGGGATGTGAAGCCTTAattaaaaacaacccaaaaatcAGCCCGTGGTGGGGACTTGTGGTGAAACAGGAGGGGAGCCTGGGCTGGCATCTGGCTCCAAGCCCCAGCTTGCTGCTCCGATGCTCATCCCCAGCGCTCGCTGCCCCGGTTGTGCCCATTACCCGGTCTCGGAACGCCCTCAGCTGGTCAGAGAAAATGTTggcaaagaggggaaaaaaagatttgctgtggttttgccGTTGGATGTCACAGCAGCCAGGAGTGCACAGATGTCAGCCGGACCCATGGGGTGCAGGAACAGGGCTCGCTCCCTGGGCAAGGGgtgcagcatccctggggatGCTGGTACCCAGGGGATGCTGGTACTTGGGAGGTGATGGGACTTGAGGGATGCTGCTACCCTGAAAGCATCACTGGCACTTCTCCCTGGGCAAAGCTCTGCTCCTGGAGCAGGAGTCATAAACTCAGCAGGTCTCTGGGGCTTCCAGGGTGCTGCCAAACACATGCACAGTGAATGAAAACGTGCAGGAGACAGCTTGGAGCACAAAGTGTGATGTGGCTGCACTGAAGACAAACTCACTCCATGGGAGTGTGAGCAATGTGGCTGCTTCAGCAGCAAACTTCAGCTGCATGAGCCACAGCATGTTGCTGCAGCCACAGGGTTTGCCCTTGGTATGGGGCTCATGTTTGCAACAGGTTTCCTCCTTGAGCAGATGCAGAGTCTCCTGGTTGAAGGGACAGGGACACCAAGGCTGAGTTTTGCTCCtgctgttggagtgagtccagaggaggccatgaaaATGATCCAAGGGCTGAAACAGCTCAGCTATGGAGaccaggctgagagttgggagtgttcaacctggagaaggctccagggagacatGATTAGGGCCTGTCAGTGTGTAAAGGGGCTTACATGGTGAAGAGAGggagactttttacaagggcctggagtgacaggacaagaggcaacagctttaaactgaaagaggacaAGTTTAGGTTGGATGGCAGGCAGAAGGTCTTCCCTGTGAAGGTGGTgaagtcctggcacaggctgcccagagaggctgtggctgtcccATTCCTGGAAGTgatcaagggcaggttggatggggctgggagcaacctgggctggtggaaaGTGTCCCTACCTATGGCAgagggttggattagatgagtttgaaggtcctttccaacccaaaccagtgTGGGATTGTATGACACAGAGTTGCTGAGACAGCCCCAGCCACTGGAGGGTGGTCAGGCCTCAACCAAGTACACACAGTCCCAAAAGAAACCTTCCCCTTGGGTCTCCCAGCTTTCAATGTGTCCTTAGCCTAAGAATCTGTATCTCTCACCCAGCTGGTACCAGGTGGTCCCCATGAccagagcagctctgtccccagcacccacccaccTCCTCCTGCAATCTGGGGCTCCTTGAGCCTTTCTGGGGAGGCTTCAGCCCAGCCCCTGACAGCCCATGTCAGCCTGTGACCCTGGAAGGGCAGATCCTAAAGGAGGGGATGGGACAAGCCCATAGGGGtggagggtgaggagaggggagaCTTTAAGCAGCAGCAAGCCCATGAAGGTTTCACAGGGCACGTTAAACATCACCAGGCATCAagtcccagaaaaaaaacaactctttcCAGTGTAGTGAGCAGCAGAGGGTTCTTTAGTAACAACAAGTTTCACAGGCACAGAGGGAAAATGAAACCAAGCAGCAGACCAGCTCTAGAGAAGGATGTTTTTGGTTGAGCTTGACAGGATTAACAGAGAACTAATGAGATGGCTCAGAGAGGGCAGAACAGGGCTCCAGGAGGGCATGGTGGTGCCTTGCCAGATCAAAACTGCACAACCCAGGCTCTCTCCTCCCACCCTCCCCCAAATGTATCCACATAAGCAGGCAGGAAACTTTTATTGACTGTAGATCCAGCTGGGCAGACCTGTGAAATATGGGGTTGAGGCAGAGGACTGCAGGAAGGTTGCTGGCActgagcacagacacacactggccaTTTGGAGGGTGCACAGGGGATGCCACTTGTGCTTCAAAGTGAGCCTCCTGTATCAGCACACACTATAGATCAGCTGCTTTCTAGAAGGGTGAGTCTAAGTGCCTGTGCCTCTTGGAACCTGATGAAAAAGGTGAGGATAAAACCACATATACAGTGAAAAGAACAACCTGGGAGGGGCTGAAGCCTCCAGTCCAGGCTTGGACCCAAAACCTGCAAACAGGAGCACGGCATGTACTCAGGGCTGTGTCTCAGAGGTGCTCTAACCCTGGCTGTGCTTGGGCACAGGTTTAGGTAAGCTGGTGACCCCAGCCAGCCTGTCAAAAATGACATCTCCATGGCCAGCTCCCTCTCCTGGTGCAAAAGCCCACAGGAACAGGCTTTGCTCTGTGATTTAATGCATCAAACTTGCACAGACATGGTCCCAGAACTGCAGGAGAGTGTGGACAAGCCACTGGTGAGAGAGGGGACAGAAAGTCAGGGCTCTGGGGTGACAGCCACTCCTCTGTCCCCAGCTCTTTTGCCCTTTGGTGACTTGCTCAGGTGCTGAGCACACAGATCCTTCAGGGGAAAGACATGGGGACACTCAGCTCCAACCCTACTCTTGGCTTCTTTGGGACCTTCTGGGGTGGCTTCTGACCTGGCCTCATGTGCCTTGGTACCTCCTTGGCTCACACTCTCTCCTGCACAGGAAACTTCTTCCCTTGGAAAAGCCACCTGTGctcccccatccccagcagctaAGCAATCCCCACTCCTGCCTGTGTGTGCCCAGGAGGGCTCAGTGAAGCAATAACTTCCCTCTATGCCCATCAGGGCACAAGGATTATCTACAAGCTACCTAGAGGTCTTCTCCTGAAAGCTGCAAAGCACCCAGGACCCAAACAAGGTCCCCAAACACCCTGGAGGCCCCCAAGATGCAGCTCAGCAGATAGAAGAAGAAAGTGAAGCGTGGAGGTGAGAGGAACTCAGATGTCATAGAAATCCACGTGAGCACCAGACTGGAAGGTGTTTTCCTCCAGGAGATGCAGCAGCTTCTGAGCTGACACagtgcagtctatcagcttcCCACTCTCCTGCAGGCTCTGTAAAGACTGACGCAGCTCAGGGTCTCCAGTCTTAGTCCGGGCCAAGAGCTGCATGTCTGTGTCCAGAGGGCCTGGGGAAAGGGCAACAAAAAATCAGTCACctaaagagaaagcaaaacctgGGGCTCATTTGAACAggatcccagaatggtgggggctggaagggccctgcagagctgctgcagccccagcccctgctcaagcagcttcccctggctcagggggcacaggaacgtgtccaggtggggttggaaacctcctgagaaggagcctccacagcctccctgggcagcctgggccagggctccctcccctcagcaccaaaggacttgctccttgggtttcaatggaactgtttgtgttccagcttgtgtccatcatcccttgtcctgtcactgggcactacagaaaagtgtcaccccatcctcttgataaacaccttttaaatacttgtgttgctgagatttcccctcagccttctcttctccaggctgagcagccccagatctcacagcctttcctcatagggaagatgctccagtcccctcagcatcttggtgtccctgcactggcctctctccagcacttccctgtccctctggagctggggagcccagaactggacacaggactccagatgaggcctcagcagctctggcagagcagaggggcagcacaacctccctggccctgctgcccacactctcctcaatgcccccaggctgccattggcttcttgcccatgaggccacgttgctgctcatgggcagttgattctcccccagcactgccaggtccctctcctggagctgctctccagcaggtcacccccagcctgtgctgctgcagggggttgttcctccccagctgcaggactctgcccttgtccttgtagaacctcagcaggttcctctgtgcccaactctcagcttGCCCAGACCTTGATGAATCTCCCTCTGTACCCATCTCAGCTGCAAGAATCTTTCCTCCACAAAGCCAGGAGACAAGGAGCAGCAGTTGAGGTGCTGCCCTCCTCACCTGGGGCATAGCTGAGCACACGGATATCGGGCTCCTCGAGTGCCAGGACCTGGAACATCATGTCCCGGGCAGCCTTCCCACTGCAGTACAGAGCCCAGTTCTTGAAGGGcttcagggcacagagggaggaGACGTTCACCACTGTCCTGCTCAAGCCAGGCCGCTCCCCAAAGGCTCTGAGGGCTGTGGTGGTGAGGCAAAGCGTGGAGGTGATGTTGAAGGCAAAGTAGCTGTTGATTTCATGAGGGTCGGTGAGATCCAGGAAGGATTTGGAGATGTCCCCCAGGGAGCCTaagaaggaagggaggacaAATGAGTTGAGTAGTTAAAGATGGGTTCAGCAACACATATGCAAAACTTTACattacagaatcccagaatcattGAGGTTGcaaaagccctttaagatcttcaagtccaaccattcccCAGCATTGCCACCagtgacccctggccctcaggcACAGCTCCatagctttgggatccctccagggatgggactcccCCATggacctgggcagcctggcacagggctggacagccctTTGGAGAACAACTTGttcccaatctccaatctaaacctcccctggtgcaacctgagcccattttctcttgtcctatcactccttACTGGGGAACAGATATCGACCCACTAGCCACaactcctgtcagggagtgtcagggtgctcctgtctcctctcagcctcctcttctccaggctcaacac is a window encoding:
- the SPR gene encoding sepiapterin reductase — encoded protein: MEAAAGPGRWPATVCVVSGASRGFGRGLARLLAPRLGHGSLLLLLARSAAPLAELAAELRGRGSGLRVECVTADLGCEDGLQRATAALRELLPAAPHGRLLLVNNAGSLGDISKSFLDLTDPHEINSYFAFNITSTLCLTTTALRAFGERPGLSRTVVNVSSLCALKPFKNWALYCSGKAARDMMFQVLALEEPDIRVLSYAPGPLDTDMQLLARTKTGDPELRQSLQSLQESGKLIDCTVSAQKLLHLLEENTFQSGAHVDFYDI